The region GAAGCCTACTGAGGAGGGAGGAAAGAaacgggtggagaaaaattgttggTCTTCATAGACAAAATATAGTCCTTAGCTCTTCATAAAAAGAGCTGCTGTCATGTCTTTAAGGAACATGACacacattaatgtttatttttaggtTGACTATCAACTCTTTAATGTGTGTCACCGCCCTCCTTTCCCAGTCCAGTTTTGTGTACAATTCTGTCAAGTTTCCATCTCAGACAAAGGTATGGACTTACtaaggaacattttaataaatgcTAAAGTCAAAACTTGACAAATTATTGCTGAATTAGCAAACAAGTGTTTAAGCTACAGTTGGAGAAGTGAACAAGCAAGTGCCAGATTAATCaatcatttatatttctttttgctattattactgttgttgtaacTGAACGCATCACTTGTTAAACTTACCAGACAAAAGAAATTTCAAGAAAGATCTGTTGAAATAACTTCTTACACTTGTTTGCAGAGGGATATTACAACCAGCCTCATGCACTTTTAAGGAGCTATATTTTATTACCATGATGGCTATGCTCCATTGTGTCCATCTCCAGATGGCAATACTTGCTTTAAGACAGTGTCAGAACCATCAGTGCCATAGTGCCTCATTATTTGTCATCTTGTGTAGTGCAGGAAAAGATGAATACTACTGGCAAATGTGATAATGTACTGCAACATGTGTGGCTCTCTGAAGATGGACATACTGGTTCAAAACCATTTATGGTAAATAAATAATGCTTCTCAAAAGTATGTGTAGCTGGTTGCAGTTCCTCGCAACAATCCTCAATTGAATAACAGCCACAGAATTTGACAAGAACCagcatggataaaataacattCTTATAAATGTACTGGACAAAATCAGCAACAAATGCATTGCAGACTGAGATGCACTTATATTCTGAGACTGAAGCATGATTACATGAAAACAAAAATACTGTGATGCGTAAAAGTAAGCTTGGAGCAAAAATTTAATTAAGATTTGTTTACCAATTGAGGGTCAATGTGTGTAAAACAGTGTCAAAGTTGTACCTACCTTGTTCTCTGACTATTACTGCCACTCCATGAAAAAACCCTCGAAATTTTGGGTTGGCAGAGCGTTGATCGTTGATGAATTTCACCTTAACAGTTTCCATAGGTGTTACAGCAAGAACTGCCTCACCTACACCAGCTCCAAGCCCACAAAGAAGTCTGCGGCTTGGAGAAAGATTTCCGTCTGCGTCAACCATGCGCTTCTTAATAgattcaaatgtgccaaacctgtatTTCATGTGAGTAAAAGAAAGACAAGAAATGTGATATTTTTGGGTCAACTGATAATGCTATGAGTTTAATTACTAGGTTGTATTTAACATGCTGAGGGAAGCTTCATAATAGCTAATAAAATGctctaaaaatataataaatacaataaacaaattTGTGAACTTATCTATTTtgtattttaacaaaaataaacaactgaGTTCAAACAATGGTATatactgttgttattatttttgttcATTTCTGCATTTATCTgtgaatgaaatacaaagacaatcACAAGAGGGAAGGAGCCTGTATAGAAAGCTTACTCACTGCCATGCATCTTAACAATGTTGAACAGATAAACATAAAATCTTCAAATATTAGCCACTTTGCCAGTGGTGTTAAGGTTTTGGGCTTGTTTGCTATAGTGTTTAATAGTAATGAAATGTAGGGAAAAAACGAGAGATATTAAGTTACATGGTTTTGTTAAGCACATGATAGGGGTGGCTATAATGATGTTGTTTCTACAAGCTTGGTAAACAATATCAATATTACTACAATGACATTTTTATtacaacacattttatttcttgTTGATCATTTTGTCAACAGGTAATGAGCAGTGACTTGCCTAGAACAAAAGTAGCAAGAATTTTTGGTAAAAGTTTATGTGCTGGACTCCCCTTGCATTtttcagtattttgcagttgtaaACATTAGGCTTTGCTACCAGTCAGTTAATTACCATAACCAGATTTCCTGGTGCACATTTTTTGGCTTCACCAACTCGCAACTAAACTGTCACCTTCTGACTTAACCAAGACTTGAGGCTGTGCTACAgaccagtctgtcaccacaaccaagataTTGTGCGAGGGGGGAGGGGGTCCTAATAGCACACTTTATCCGAAATTTGCATCTACCAATATCAACATAGTGATCTTAGCAATTTAGGCTGCAGTGGTAAGGTTACCAATTTGTTGTGAAAGTGCTGAGACAAACATACAAAACACTGCAACACATGTAATAGTATATGTTATGACATTCCCTATTTGTAATTTATCTAAGAAATGGGTTGATTGAAGATTATAATGAAGTTAAAACATGTTCCAGTGTAATAGGATTTACAGCTATTACTTTACATGAGATCATTGTGCAAACACAAACTGATTAGGAAAAGAACAAATGGTGAATGATAATTTTAAGACAGTGTATAGATACTGTTATGGTATCATTGAGAAGACAGTAAGAGTACACAAATGAATCAAGTTCACAAAgataaaaatttagttttaaaaGAAGGATTTTGGAGATGATAATGACTATCtcaaaattaaacaaattaagaAGGAAAGAGTTTGTTAAGCTACAATTCACATTTACAAGAGCAGAATTACTCAGGAACGTTTACATCAGAACATAAGTTGTGTAAATACAGCCCTTTCATTAATATATAAGTACTGCTATTGGGTGACAGCAGTGTCAATAGCAGTAACAGCTGTAAGATTACAAAAGTGTTACTATGAAAGTCAATTATCATACTAGTAACAATTTATTAAAAAAGTTGTAATATTTAGAAGAAACGcaaacaaattacactactggccaattacTGTATTGATACTGCTATGACAACCTCGATCACGGTAATACTTCACAACATATATTGCTCACCGTACAGCAGATTTTGGAATGGAGCCATAAAGAAGCACACTGAGACCACGGTAGAGTCCGAAAAAACCATGACTCCGCACAGTCTTTTTAACACAGTCAAATATTCCTGAATACTGTTTTGTAGCACCTTTCTCATCCAGCTGTAACTGGGTTTTTACGTACTCTGTCGGAAAAGTAATACAGATTTCTATGCCACCCGTAATTCCACCTGCAAAAACAATCCAATTAAAAACATACAGAAAGACTTTCAACTACCTGAAAAATGCGAAGTGTATAAATTACGCCTAATTTTACAAAGAGGTCCCCGCCCCCCGGCTTGTCTCTCGTGTGCTTGTAATAAACAGTGAACGCTATTATTCATTCACACCACTGCTACTGAAGTGAGCGTTCCGAATATCGTGCAGTAAATAGTTGCTAACCTGCAATGATTCCCTTCAATCCCATGCTCCCAGCCGCAGCTGCGGCAGCTGCACCATTATTTTCCATCCATGGACGCAGAAACGGGTTCCGTGAATTCATTTTTGATTTATCCATGAGTGCGGTCGATGACGTGATCGTATATTCGAAGAACACGGAAATATTCACTCATTCACTGTTGTTTCATTTTGTACGTTTGGTAAAAATCAACTAAACGATGCGGTAAACACACGCATGTTCAGGCGTCTTCCGCCTCTCTTATGAACACCTGCTTCTGACAGCGCAACTTCGATGAACTGTGTACTCACATTCACTTTtaaccttacccagtgtggctacagtgctaccaacgtcacaCGCGTCTGTATCAATGATGAAGATGTTGGATTCGACGAGAAGTAACTGGTTCTTCAAAACTTATTTAGAATTCTGACGGAATTTTAGTACCAGTGAACTTAGCTGCGTTACTGATTTTCAAGCACAGCGACCACGTAAGTACTCAACAATTTTGCGTTTCAGTTGGCTATGCTGCCTCGCTCGAGGATCGTATGATGTCTAACGGCGGGCAATTCGACGTAGTTACTAATTGATTCCACTTTATCTTCATAGCTGAATAAAGCTAGTTACAGTAAATTAGCTGCATCTAGAATCGCCCTATACTGTGCGAGTCTTAGAAATACAACTTATTCTGTATATTAACGTTCAAGATGTGCGGTTTTGCATCATATGTCAGCCGTCAGTCCGTtcgtcgtaagaataaacctgatgtcaaAATTGcattatgtattcttccgcgtttgcaggaacctcattggatttccgtttcacgtaggACTGcatccaagctgtctcgagtactgtcaagtacgataagaAAGATACGTTTGATGTGCGTTGCGAGGACATCGACTTAGCTATAACaacggacaacagctttaccggcgcatttgacTTGGACACCACCGGCCAGTTAACTGGTTCAGTTagcctgcagttcacacgtaaaaagagacagAAGAGGAGCaacacagcttcgaatgtcatttaatttttaagcagaatgaaataatatactgcaaatctcccacaaacAACTAGAACAAAACCACAAAATGTTACCGTTTTTAGCTGACGTActatttttattagaaccaagcaTGATGAAATTCCTGACATAACCACagagtaatttttctgcataagctccatgtaacgtaagagagtactgaaggatttcaccggaatattgaagccactgaaggtattacttacggtCAGTcgtctccttccttatccgaatccgagaaatacatttagttctggaagtgtcacctgctacgttgacaaCGAGCCTACCAACAAcagaagccaaccaggcgcagcattttctcttattttatgacgagccgttccatGCCCCGACAGCGTTCGGCAATGACGTGTGAAAAATctgtgtgcgttagttccagtacgtctggcagcttaacggtCATGTTTCTTCCCTGGTCAAATCCCGCACTTGGCTCCAGTCTGTTCTGTTGGTTTCATATTGTAATggcacagtagcaaatgtaaaaattcagcttTTGTATGATGTGCCCGATGCTGTGAAAACGATTGTTTTTCGTGTTggtacgatacttatctacctctgtggtgtaAAACGATGGTCAGTCAaaatttttgccttaaaaaaattaaattgttacgtTTTCTTAATTCAACAGTCTTTctcaaaacatcgataattaagaatttgtaattgaaatgaaaacaggaatttcgcgtccaatatgaaATTGTAAACTAGAAGACGTGCATTTCTCATAAAAAAATGATGATGACTTTTATAATTACGAGACGTAGGTATTTCACATCGAACGAGAAAAAAATGGTAGTGCAAAGAGTAAAAAAACGCACGAATAACCGCAATTGTTTCACAATCCATTACGTTACCGACTCTACTACACACTCAATGTGGTTTTGTTTGTATCAACTGTATCATGTACAACGCTggtaaaacttcaaagccgattatccccgtaaaacattaagaacagcctgtttctcggcactttttaaccgtgttccacacgcgtgtttGACCACGGAACAGGaaacagcctcagccattttcatactgcgcgttAACAACAACAGTCAGAGcaaaacgctgcagaggctgtgactacacgatttttgaaatgaaaactacgtagctaatgcgtgattaagaaaaacgttcatggctgttaatacatttgaatgtcttaaagtttcatttaacgtaacttagtctAAGTTATTTAATACGTAAgtcggacctacttccaagagcgtaacaacactagtgtacgtgtgctacggcttctgaccaatcattgcgtttgtttttatcaggtttattcttatgatgaacggattatagtcaaCGAAGGATAATTAGTAGAAAAATTCGTGtactcacaaatttttgtacagtggtaagggATAGTGTAGTGAGTACCATACTAAAAATTCTGACCGGTGAGGTATTAGCATAGTGAGGGGGACTACTGAGTATTTCAAAAACCGCAGCTTCTAGCGATAATGGTattaaattaatatatattgttaaataagggTTCAGTTTATTGAGTGAGTATTTATTTGCAATTATCAAATGCGTTATTATTTAAAAAAGCTCAACAGCTGAAGCTGTCAActgtctaccacactgaagagcctgcTCCAAGCTGTCAGTATGTAGTCGGCGatattgattttattgtctccgctgtCAGTGGCAGGAATACTTTTCACATCTTGGAGGTATCGTGCGTATCACCCAAGCATGGGTTCTCCCAACATCTGGAGACGCCCAGAAGCTTAATTAAACTGACTCCTTGTATAACAATAGTAGGTCACTTTCGTGTTATGGAACTCCAGATATTTCAAAACGAGCCAAGCAATACATTGCAGCGGATTACTGTTCTACGTATTAGGATGGCAAGGATGTCGgcccctttcaaaggaatcgtctcgccatttgtctgaagcgatttaga is a window of Schistocerca gregaria isolate iqSchGreg1 chromosome 8, iqSchGreg1.2, whole genome shotgun sequence DNA encoding:
- the LOC126284509 gene encoding putative tricarboxylate transport protein, mitochondrial; this translates as MDKSKMNSRNPFLRPWMENNGAAAAAAAGSMGLKGIIAGGITGGIEICITFPTEYVKTQLQLDEKGATKQYSGIFDCVKKTVRSHGFFGLYRGLSVLLYGSIPKSAVRFGTFESIKKRMVDADGNLSPSRRLLCGLGAGVGEAVLAVTPMETVKVKFINDQRSANPKFRGFFHGVAVIVREQGFRGVYQGVTATIMKQGSNQAIRFFVMETLKDWYRKGDPKQPVPKLLTGLFGAIAGAASVFGNTPIDVVKTRMQGLEASKYKNTFDCFYKIWKNEGPFAFYKGTVPRLGRVCLDVAITFMIYDSFMELFNKIWP